The following are from one region of the Candidatus Wallbacteria bacterium genome:
- a CDS encoding PAS domain S-box protein, which produces MSDIPFKFKPGSGTFYDVFYFSPIIMVITTLDEGIIVDANAEFFSQLGMEREEVIGKTTAELKLWTKPEQRDGVVSVIKQCRRVRNVEVDFRSKTGEVRSCLYTAERIQLDDKPFLLSSVIDITDRRNSEEKLRISEEVFYKTFHNCPIAITLSDMETRKFVEVNQGFIKISGYTAQEAIGREPDELGLWIDPETPFKIIREFRKNKRVEGMELEIRTKSGKIVSLLWAGEILKIFGKEHMLATCQDISAWKQSEEQRRISEEKFRKTFHNCPIGITLTDLKTMKFIEINQGFTGITGYSEEETIGHTVIELGLWSPEMESRVLNIMKTDGFVHELELDIQTKAGSVITIIWSGETIDVGGRACILVTFKDISAHKKDEEKLRVSEEKFQNIFQSSPVGISLSEMSTGRFLEVNQAFQTITGFSAAEANGHTSFEVGMWVNTDDRDDFVSKLKQEGCIRNFELPIRQKSGNIISVLWGADKIKINNLDFLLVSGLDITVLKKNEERRRISEDKFSRIFNASPTIITLSSLENGTFIDVNAEFLRLFEYDKTEILNKSALTMTIWYDLNDRNRIVTMLKQNERFRNQEVKFFTKSGRVLTFLFSAEKVIVDGKECLLALGNEISELKAIENDNKLLEERLARAEKMELLGLLAGGVAHDLNNILSAVIGYPEILLSMVEPGHRMVKPLTAIRDSGERAAAVVQDLLTLTRRGVADKKIINLNNLIKEYLISPEHCFLSSHFPDITVSMELADELLNISGSSHHLIKSISNLLINAAEAMPAGGKISIMTENRFLDRNISGYMNVLKGEYAILSVSDEGTGIDSADLKKIFEPFYTKKSMGSSGTGLGLTVVWGTIQDHQGYIDVKSNKRGTSFELFFPASRDKIVIDSQQISELGGNGELILVVDDMPEQRELAMELLKSLGYNVSLAASGKSAVDFLQKEKADLVLIDMIMDPGWDGLDTFREIKKIVPLQKAVVMSGFSKTESVTETLNLGANTYLKKPFSLKSLALAVKKALES; this is translated from the coding sequence ATGAGCGACATTCCATTCAAATTCAAACCAGGTTCCGGCACATTTTACGATGTTTTCTATTTCAGCCCGATCATCATGGTGATCACGACCCTCGACGAAGGCATCATAGTGGACGCAAATGCTGAATTTTTCAGCCAGCTGGGCATGGAAAGAGAAGAAGTTATCGGAAAGACCACTGCAGAACTGAAACTGTGGACTAAACCCGAACAACGGGACGGAGTTGTTTCTGTAATCAAACAGTGCAGGCGGGTACGCAATGTGGAAGTTGATTTCAGGAGCAAAACCGGTGAAGTCCGCTCCTGTCTCTACACCGCCGAACGAATTCAGCTGGACGATAAGCCGTTCCTTCTTTCCTCGGTGATCGACATCACTGACCGCAGGAATTCTGAAGAGAAGCTCCGCATATCGGAGGAAGTATTTTACAAGACATTCCATAACTGCCCGATAGCCATCACACTTTCAGATATGGAAACGAGGAAATTTGTGGAAGTGAATCAGGGTTTCATAAAAATATCCGGCTATACAGCTCAGGAAGCCATCGGTCGTGAACCGGACGAACTTGGTTTATGGATCGATCCGGAAACTCCCTTTAAAATTATCAGGGAATTCAGGAAAAACAAACGTGTCGAAGGCATGGAGTTGGAAATCCGAACCAAATCCGGGAAGATAGTTTCCTTGCTCTGGGCCGGAGAGATACTGAAAATATTCGGTAAAGAGCATATGCTGGCCACCTGCCAGGACATTTCAGCCTGGAAGCAGTCCGAAGAGCAGCGCCGGATTTCCGAGGAGAAATTCCGCAAGACATTCCATAACTGCCCGATCGGGATCACGTTGACTGACCTGAAAACCATGAAGTTTATCGAGATCAACCAGGGATTTACAGGAATCACCGGATATTCAGAAGAAGAAACCATAGGACATACTGTGATCGAACTCGGGCTATGGTCTCCTGAAATGGAATCAAGAGTCCTCAACATAATGAAAACCGATGGTTTTGTGCATGAACTTGAATTGGATATCCAAACCAAGGCCGGATCCGTCATAACCATAATCTGGTCAGGAGAAACCATCGACGTGGGAGGCAGGGCCTGTATTCTAGTCACCTTCAAGGACATTTCCGCCCATAAAAAAGACGAGGAAAAATTGCGTGTTTCTGAAGAAAAGTTTCAGAATATTTTCCAATCCAGTCCGGTAGGCATCAGTCTTTCAGAGATGAGCACAGGGCGTTTCCTGGAAGTCAACCAGGCATTTCAGACCATTACAGGTTTTTCCGCTGCAGAAGCCAACGGCCACACCTCATTTGAAGTGGGCATGTGGGTCAACACCGACGACCGGGATGATTTTGTGTCGAAGCTAAAACAGGAAGGGTGCATCAGGAATTTCGAACTGCCGATCCGCCAGAAATCAGGAAACATCATCTCAGTTCTCTGGGGTGCTGATAAAATCAAGATCAACAACCTGGATTTTCTGCTCGTCTCAGGTTTGGATATCACAGTCCTCAAAAAAAATGAAGAGAGACGCCGCATTTCCGAGGATAAATTCTCCAGGATTTTCAATGCCAGTCCCACCATAATCACGCTCAGTTCCCTGGAAAATGGCACATTCATTGATGTAAACGCCGAATTTCTCCGGCTGTTCGAATATGATAAAACCGAAATCCTTAATAAATCAGCGCTCACCATGACAATCTGGTATGACCTCAATGACAGGAACAGGATCGTCACAATGCTTAAGCAGAACGAGCGTTTCAGGAATCAGGAAGTCAAATTTTTCACAAAATCAGGCCGGGTGCTGACTTTCCTTTTTTCCGCGGAGAAAGTCATCGTCGACGGCAAGGAATGTCTGCTCGCGCTTGGGAATGAGATCAGCGAACTCAAAGCCATTGAAAATGACAATAAACTTCTTGAGGAACGGCTGGCCAGAGCCGAAAAAATGGAACTGCTCGGGCTTCTGGCTGGAGGCGTGGCTCACGATCTGAACAATATTCTCTCAGCAGTCATCGGGTATCCGGAAATTCTGCTTTCTATGGTCGAGCCTGGCCACAGGATGGTCAAACCGCTTACAGCGATCAGAGATTCAGGCGAGCGGGCCGCGGCCGTTGTCCAGGACCTTCTTACTCTCACACGCAGAGGTGTGGCAGATAAGAAAATAATCAATCTGAACAACCTGATAAAGGAATACCTGATCTCCCCTGAACATTGTTTTCTGTCAAGCCATTTCCCGGATATCACAGTCAGCATGGAGCTTGCTGACGAACTGCTGAACATTTCAGGCTCATCGCATCATCTCATCAAGTCCATTTCCAACTTACTCATTAACGCAGCCGAAGCCATGCCTGCAGGTGGAAAAATCAGTATCATGACGGAAAACCGATTTCTGGACCGGAACATCTCAGGGTATATGAACGTGCTGAAAGGCGAATATGCCATACTCTCCGTCTCGGACGAAGGCACAGGGATTGATTCTGCAGACCTCAAAAAAATCTTCGAACCATTCTACACAAAAAAGTCAATGGGCAGCAGCGGGACCGGACTGGGTCTGACGGTAGTCTGGGGCACAATTCAGGATCATCAGGGATACATTGACGTTAAAAGCAATAAAAGAGGCACAAGCTTCGAACTTTTTTTTCCAGCCTCCAGAGACAAAATCGTGATAGACTCACAACAGATCTCCGAACTGGGGGGAAATGGAGAATTGATTCTGGTGGTGGATGACATGCCTGAACAGAGGGAACTGGCCATGGAACTCTTGAAATCCCTCGGATACAATGTCAGTCTGGCTGCATCAGGCAAATCTGCAGTGGATTTTCTGCAAAAAGAAAAAGCAGACTTGGTGCTCATTGACATGATCATGGACCCAGGCTGGGATGGACTGGATACATTTCGTGAAATCAAGAAGATCGTTCCTCTGCAAAAAGCAGTGGTCATGAGCGGATTTTCGAAAACTGAAAGTGTAACCGAAACCCTCAATCTCGGAGCAAATACATATCTGAAGAAACCATTTTCATTAAAATCCCTTGCACTGGCCGTGAAAAAAGCTCTGGAAAGCTGA
- a CDS encoding pseudouridine synthase, which produces MAFLKPQKHFNKSTGVCPLYRALSKLSFCSRIKAKQLIRLGLVAVDGRKTLDPAQPVNFQRDRITVRGEIVKPKAFIYLALNKPVDFLVSRKRECGSRTIFELIPKNIDTGLRFAGRLDKDSRGLLILSNHNDFLNRISSDKENVAKFYRVKVDRELSESAVTEFEHGVEIKDVNGSKSMTLPCLIKSLGNRTYEIELRQGLNRQIRRMFEHFDSNVLDLFRYRIGKLEIGDLRESEFRIIRPQDVI; this is translated from the coding sequence ATGGCCTTTCTGAAACCACAAAAGCACTTCAATAAATCAACCGGAGTCTGCCCTTTATACAGAGCTCTGTCCAAGCTCTCCTTCTGCTCCCGGATTAAAGCCAAGCAGCTGATCCGGCTGGGGCTGGTAGCTGTCGACGGCCGGAAGACTCTGGATCCCGCCCAGCCGGTCAATTTCCAGCGCGACAGGATCACTGTGCGCGGAGAGATAGTGAAGCCAAAGGCTTTCATCTATCTGGCGCTCAACAAACCTGTGGATTTCCTGGTCTCCCGCAAGAGAGAATGTGGAAGCAGGACCATTTTTGAGCTGATTCCTAAAAATATCGATACAGGGTTGCGCTTCGCAGGCCGGCTGGACAAGGATTCGCGCGGACTTCTGATTCTCAGCAATCACAATGATTTTCTGAATCGGATCTCATCAGACAAGGAAAATGTAGCAAAATTTTACAGGGTAAAAGTGGACAGGGAGCTTTCGGAATCTGCTGTTACTGAATTCGAACATGGAGTGGAAATCAAAGATGTAAACGGAAGCAAATCAATGACTCTCCCCTGCCTGATAAAATCCCTGGGAAACAGAACCTATGAAATTGAACTCAGGCAGGGATTGAACCGGCAGATCAGACGGATGTTCGAACATTTTGATTCAAATGTGCTGGACCTGTTCCGCTACCGGATCGGCAAACTGGAGATTGGCGATCTGAGAGAATCAGAATTTAGGATAATACGTCCTCAAGATGTAATTTAA